In one Streptomyces sp. NBC_00597 genomic region, the following are encoded:
- a CDS encoding long-chain fatty acid--CoA ligase → MLSTMQDVPLLVSRILQHGMTIHGKSQVTTWTGEAEPHRRSFAEIGTRATRLANALRDELGVQQDDRVATLMWNNAEHVEAYFAIPSMGAVLHTLNLRLPPEQLVFIVNHAVDRVVLVNGSLLPLLAPLLPHLPTVEHVVVTGIGDRSALDGLDVRVHEYEELLEGRSDRYDWPELDERRAAAMCYTSGTTGDPKGVIYSHRSIYLHSMQVNMAESMGLTDRDTSLIVVPQFHVNAWGLPHATFMTGINMLMPDRFLQPAPLAEMIEREQPTHAAAVPTIWQGLLAEVTVNPRDLTSMKQVTIGGAACPPSLMAAYDKLGVRLCHAWGMTETSPLGTMAHPPAGLSAEEEWPYRVTQGRFPAGVEPRLVGPGGDVLPWDGESAGELEVRGNWIAGAYYGGASGEPLRPEDKFSADGWLKTGDVGVISPDGYLTLTDRAKDVIKSGGEWISSVELENALMAHPEVAEAAVVAVPDDKWGERPLATVVLKDGATVDYAGLHVFLGQSIAKWQLPERWTFVVAVPKTSVGKFDKKVIRKQYADGELVVTRLG, encoded by the coding sequence TTGCTGAGCACCATGCAGGACGTACCGCTCCTCGTCAGCCGCATACTTCAGCACGGTATGACGATCCACGGGAAATCCCAGGTCACGACCTGGACCGGGGAGGCCGAGCCGCACCGCCGCAGCTTCGCCGAGATCGGTACCCGAGCCACCCGCCTCGCCAACGCCCTGCGTGACGAGCTGGGCGTCCAGCAGGACGACCGGGTGGCCACCCTGATGTGGAACAACGCGGAGCACGTCGAGGCCTACTTCGCGATCCCTTCCATGGGCGCGGTCCTGCACACCCTCAACCTCCGCCTGCCTCCCGAGCAGCTGGTCTTCATCGTCAACCACGCGGTCGACCGGGTCGTGCTGGTCAACGGGAGCCTGCTGCCGCTGCTCGCACCGCTGCTGCCGCACCTGCCCACCGTCGAACACGTGGTGGTCACCGGTATCGGCGACCGTTCCGCACTCGACGGACTGGACGTACGCGTCCACGAGTACGAGGAGCTCCTGGAGGGCCGCTCCGACCGCTACGACTGGCCGGAGCTCGACGAACGCCGGGCCGCCGCCATGTGCTACACCTCCGGCACCACGGGCGACCCCAAGGGCGTCATCTACTCCCACCGCTCGATCTACCTGCACTCCATGCAGGTCAACATGGCCGAGTCGATGGGCCTGACCGACCGCGACACCAGCCTCATCGTCGTGCCGCAGTTCCACGTGAACGCGTGGGGCCTGCCCCACGCCACCTTCATGACCGGCATCAACATGCTGATGCCGGACCGGTTCCTCCAGCCCGCCCCGCTCGCCGAGATGATCGAGCGGGAGCAGCCCACGCACGCCGCGGCCGTCCCGACCATCTGGCAGGGGCTGCTCGCCGAGGTCACCGTCAACCCGCGCGACCTCACCTCCATGAAGCAGGTCACCATCGGCGGCGCGGCCTGTCCGCCCTCCCTGATGGCGGCCTACGACAAGCTCGGCGTCCGCCTCTGTCACGCCTGGGGCATGACCGAGACCTCCCCGCTGGGCACCATGGCGCACCCGCCGGCCGGCCTGAGCGCCGAGGAGGAGTGGCCGTACCGGGTCACCCAGGGCCGCTTCCCGGCGGGCGTCGAGCCGCGCCTGGTGGGTCCCGGGGGCGACGTCCTGCCCTGGGACGGCGAGTCGGCGGGCGAGCTGGAGGTCCGCGGCAACTGGATCGCGGGCGCCTACTACGGCGGCGCCTCCGGTGAACCGCTGCGCCCCGAGGACAAGTTCAGTGCGGACGGCTGGCTCAAGACCGGCGACGTCGGCGTGATCAGCCCCGACGGCTACCTCACGCTGACCGACCGCGCCAAGGACGTCATCAAGTCCGGCGGCGAGTGGATCTCCAGTGTGGAGCTGGAGAACGCGCTGATGGCGCACCCCGAGGTCGCGGAGGCGGCGGTCGTCGCCGTACCGGACGACAAGTGGGGCGAACGTCCGCTGGCGACCGTGGTCCTCAAGGACGGCGCGACCGTGGACTACGCGGGACTGCACGTCTTCCTCGGCCAGTCCATCGCCAAGTGGCAGCTGCCCGAGCGCTGGACGTTCGTCGTGGCCGTCCCCAAGACCAGCGTCGGCAAGTTCGACAAGAAGGTGATCCGCAAGCAGTACGCGGACGGCGAGCTGGTGGTCACCAGGCTCGGCTGA
- a CDS encoding PAS domain-containing protein gives MSSRPSRGAARLAAILDALPDALLLVNGNGTVVNANSIALEVMESPGTGLVGRGVLDLLPEFDSKLIPGSMRRPGEDEGGRAKPKRMVARRTDGTEFPVEVTAAHLDGRDAYREPQPYTGDELLMLVVRDLSETVDTEAELARSQRQTEMILRAAAEGVVGTDTDGRVVLVNPAAAQILGYRATDLGNRELHGLIQHSRADGSPFPFEESPLADTLRSGRKHRVRSQVLWNKAGQPVSVDLTTSPVRDGELLVGAVMTFTDRRPYDALAARHAQLLAVLGESLRGPLEELRGELATLAADDAGQLWPEANQLLHHLAAGYSRMTALVDNVLGFQRLDAGTEKLKKKKVLIDGVVAAGIDGAVELIGPGRVQFAVHAPTIEAEVDADRIAGALAHLVADVAGVDATGKTRQGSGYSDSTIVVAAAQRGKVVRIEVRGPYEGGNPVHEPIVRGVVAAHGGVLQTVEVPGAPGGAYVLELPLGAGAGTVTLPEPEPEPAKESSAAEGSGKGPAGRRGRRGVDAFLEDVAEEAKANGAAGGGSALALPSGRRRAGEAGADAPAAAPELAQSPVNPAGLGTGRRRGRDGDGSGTGSEDAQGGPGRPVPPQGTAVPALPPAPQPAPGPVVPPGSAAPVPPVPPAPAMPPVPVTEHPAGRRRALGPAAAPQPAGPVPATGLGPTPAPAQAPARPIAPQGGFALPAGPTPAAAPAPAQGPAPAAGAAQGPDEAAGDTPAGRRGRRVLSAPGAEPAAAAAPATPEAAAAQPAAGAEEPVPPTGRRRALPAAPAWPVPAARTAPEDEEAAGQAAVPGTRQPQDTPAATAPQPFSVRALGTLGQGISVDSTSTNGAGGTGGSGRRRRLAEPAPQGRAFAIGAPEAGADEGPEPLDGPGGAVEVVNRPVPRPVDDELPPEPLDNPRRLLVWPAPDVQTQQALSDRGYRPVIVHSREEVDAQIAAFPAALFVDPLTGPITRTALQSLRQAAMAAEVPVLVTAGLGHATREAAYGADPAVLLKALAPRDSEQHPSRVLLIEENDAIATALTATLERRGLQVARAGADTDAVELATRMRPNLVVMDLMQVRRRRSGIVDWLRANGQLNRTPLVVYTTAGIDPAELPRLASGESVLFLAERSTTADVQGRIVDLLAKIGTN, from the coding sequence GTGAGCAGCAGGCCATCCCGAGGCGCTGCTCGCCTCGCAGCAATACTCGATGCCCTTCCGGACGCGCTGTTGCTCGTCAACGGCAACGGCACGGTCGTCAACGCCAATTCGATCGCCCTTGAGGTCATGGAGAGCCCCGGCACCGGGCTCGTCGGCCGCGGCGTGCTGGACCTCCTTCCCGAGTTCGACTCCAAGCTGATCCCCGGCTCCATGCGCCGGCCCGGCGAGGACGAGGGCGGCCGGGCCAAGCCCAAGCGGATGGTCGCGCGCCGCACCGACGGCACCGAGTTCCCCGTCGAGGTCACCGCCGCCCACCTCGACGGCCGCGACGCCTACCGCGAGCCGCAGCCCTACACGGGCGACGAGCTGCTGATGCTCGTCGTGCGCGACCTGTCCGAGACCGTGGACACCGAGGCCGAGCTGGCCCGCTCGCAGCGGCAGACCGAGATGATCCTGCGGGCCGCCGCCGAGGGCGTCGTCGGCACGGACACCGACGGACGGGTCGTCCTCGTCAATCCGGCCGCCGCACAGATCCTCGGGTACCGCGCCACCGACCTCGGCAACCGCGAGCTGCACGGCCTGATCCAGCACTCGCGCGCCGACGGCTCGCCGTTCCCCTTCGAGGAGTCCCCGCTCGCCGACACCCTGCGCAGCGGCCGCAAGCACCGGGTGCGCAGCCAGGTGCTGTGGAACAAGGCCGGACAGCCCGTCTCCGTCGACCTGACCACCTCGCCCGTACGGGACGGGGAGCTGCTCGTCGGCGCCGTGATGACCTTCACCGACCGGCGGCCCTACGACGCCCTGGCCGCACGCCACGCCCAGCTGCTGGCCGTCCTCGGCGAGTCCCTGCGCGGTCCGCTGGAGGAGCTGCGCGGGGAGCTGGCCACGCTGGCCGCCGACGACGCGGGACAGCTGTGGCCCGAGGCCAACCAGCTGCTGCACCATCTGGCCGCCGGGTACTCCCGGATGACCGCGCTGGTCGACAACGTGCTCGGCTTCCAGCGGCTCGACGCGGGCACCGAGAAGCTCAAGAAGAAGAAGGTCCTGATCGACGGGGTCGTCGCGGCCGGCATCGACGGCGCGGTCGAGCTGATCGGCCCGGGCCGCGTGCAGTTCGCCGTCCACGCGCCGACCATCGAGGCCGAGGTGGACGCCGACCGGATCGCCGGCGCCCTCGCCCACCTGGTCGCGGACGTCGCCGGAGTGGACGCCACCGGCAAGACCCGGCAGGGCAGCGGGTACAGCGACTCGACGATCGTCGTGGCCGCCGCGCAGCGCGGCAAGGTCGTACGGATCGAGGTGCGGGGGCCGTACGAGGGCGGCAACCCGGTGCACGAGCCGATCGTGCGCGGCGTGGTGGCCGCGCACGGTGGCGTGCTGCAGACGGTGGAGGTGCCGGGCGCGCCCGGCGGTGCGTACGTACTCGAACTGCCGCTGGGCGCCGGGGCCGGAACGGTGACGCTGCCCGAACCGGAACCGGAACCTGCGAAGGAGTCGTCGGCCGCCGAAGGCTCGGGCAAGGGCCCCGCCGGGCGGCGGGGCCGGCGCGGGGTGGACGCCTTCCTGGAAGACGTGGCCGAAGAGGCGAAGGCGAACGGTGCCGCAGGGGGCGGGAGCGCGCTGGCGCTGCCGTCCGGGCGGCGCCGGGCGGGCGAGGCCGGCGCGGATGCCCCCGCCGCTGCACCCGAGCTCGCACAGTCCCCGGTGAACCCGGCGGGCCTGGGTACCGGACGCCGACGCGGCCGGGACGGCGACGGAAGCGGAACCGGCAGCGAGGACGCTCAGGGCGGTCCGGGCAGGCCCGTGCCCCCGCAGGGCACCGCCGTGCCCGCGCTGCCGCCGGCACCGCAGCCGGCGCCCGGCCCCGTTGTGCCGCCGGGCTCTGCGGCGCCCGTACCGCCGGTGCCGCCGGCGCCGGCCATGCCGCCCGTCCCGGTGACCGAGCATCCCGCCGGGCGACGGCGCGCGCTGGGTCCGGCTGCCGCTCCGCAGCCCGCCGGCCCGGTGCCCGCGACGGGCCTCGGCCCGACCCCGGCCCCCGCGCAGGCCCCCGCACGGCCCATCGCACCGCAGGGCGGCTTCGCGCTGCCCGCCGGCCCGACCCCGGCAGCGGCTCCCGCACCGGCCCAGGGACCGGCTCCGGCCGCGGGCGCCGCGCAGGGCCCCGACGAGGCCGCGGGCGACACCCCGGCCGGGCGGCGCGGTCGCCGGGTCCTGAGTGCGCCCGGTGCCGAGCCCGCAGCTGCCGCAGCCCCCGCAACACCCGAAGCTGCCGCCGCGCAGCCGGCCGCCGGCGCGGAGGAGCCCGTACCGCCGACCGGTCGGCGGCGTGCACTGCCCGCCGCTCCGGCCTGGCCGGTCCCGGCGGCCCGGACCGCTCCCGAGGACGAAGAGGCCGCCGGCCAGGCGGCCGTGCCCGGAACCCGGCAGCCGCAGGACACCCCCGCGGCAACCGCGCCCCAGCCGTTCAGCGTGCGCGCCCTCGGCACCCTCGGCCAGGGCATCTCGGTCGACTCCACGAGCACCAATGGCGCGGGAGGCACGGGCGGATCCGGCCGCCGGCGCCGGCTCGCCGAGCCCGCGCCCCAGGGCCGGGCGTTCGCGATAGGAGCCCCCGAGGCCGGTGCCGACGAGGGCCCCGAGCCGCTGGACGGTCCCGGCGGCGCCGTCGAGGTCGTCAACCGGCCCGTACCACGGCCCGTGGACGACGAGCTGCCTCCGGAGCCGCTGGACAACCCGCGCCGCCTCCTGGTGTGGCCGGCACCCGATGTGCAGACGCAGCAGGCGCTCAGCGACCGCGGCTACCGTCCGGTGATCGTGCACTCCCGCGAGGAAGTGGACGCGCAGATCGCCGCGTTCCCCGCCGCGCTGTTCGTGGACCCGCTGACCGGGCCGATCACCCGCACCGCCTTGCAGTCCCTGCGCCAGGCCGCGATGGCCGCCGAGGTCCCCGTACTGGTCACGGCCGGGCTGGGGCACGCCACGCGCGAGGCGGCGTACGGTGCCGACCCGGCCGTCCTGCTGAAGGCGCTCGCGCCGCGCGACAGCGAGCAGCACCCCTCCCGGGTCCTGCTGATCGAGGAGAACGACGCGATCGCGACGGCGCTGACGGCCACCCTGGAACGGCGCGGCCTGCAGGTCGCCCGGGCGGGCGCGGACACCGACGCGGTGGAGCTGGCCACGCGGATGCGGCCCAACCTGGTGGTCATGGACCTGATGCAGGTGCGGCGCCGGCGGTCCGGGATCGTGGACTGGTTGCGCGCCAACGGGCAGCTGAACCGGACGCCGCTGGTCGTCTACACGACCGCGGGCATCGACCCGGCCGAACTGCCGCGGCTGGCTTCGGGGGAGAGCGTGCTCTTCCTCGCCGAGCGGTCCACCACGGCGGACGTCCAGGGTCGCATCGTGGACCTGCTGGCCAAGATCGGTACGAACTAG
- a CDS encoding lipid-transfer protein — protein sequence MSVLHRDTLGGRAAIAGIGATEFSKDSGRSELRLAVEAVHAALDDAGLSPADVDGMVTFTMDTSPEITVAQAAGIGDLSFFSRIHYGGGAACATVQQAALAVATGVAEVVVCYRAFNERSGRRFGSGVQQREPSAEGAALGWSLPWGLLTPASWVAMTAQRYLHTYNLTPEAFGHVAVTDRRHAANNPAAYFHGKPITLADHAASRWIVEPLRLLDCCQETDGGQAVIVTSTERARDLRHAPAVITAAAQGAGRRQEGMTSFYRDDLTGLPEMDVVARQLWRTSGLRPSDIDVGILYDHFTPFVLMQLEEFGFCKPGEAADFVAADALPLNTHGGQLGEAYLHGMNGIAEAVRQLRGTSVNQVAGAARALVTAGTGVPTSGLILGSDG from the coding sequence ATGAGCGTCCTGCACCGCGACACGCTCGGCGGGCGAGCCGCCATCGCCGGGATCGGCGCGACCGAGTTCTCCAAGGACTCAGGCCGCAGCGAGCTGAGGCTCGCCGTCGAAGCCGTGCACGCCGCCCTCGACGACGCCGGGCTGAGCCCGGCCGACGTCGACGGCATGGTCACCTTCACCATGGACACCAGCCCCGAGATCACCGTGGCCCAGGCCGCAGGCATCGGGGACCTGTCCTTCTTCTCCCGCATCCACTACGGCGGCGGTGCGGCCTGCGCCACCGTCCAGCAGGCCGCCCTCGCCGTCGCCACCGGCGTCGCGGAGGTCGTGGTCTGCTACCGCGCCTTCAACGAGCGCTCCGGCCGGCGCTTCGGCTCCGGCGTGCAGCAGCGCGAACCTTCGGCGGAGGGCGCGGCGCTCGGCTGGTCGCTGCCCTGGGGGCTGCTCACCCCGGCCTCCTGGGTGGCCATGACCGCCCAGCGCTACCTGCACACCTACAACCTGACCCCCGAGGCGTTCGGCCACGTGGCGGTCACCGACCGCCGGCACGCCGCGAACAACCCCGCCGCGTACTTCCACGGCAAGCCCATCACCCTCGCCGACCACGCCGCCTCGCGCTGGATCGTCGAACCGCTGCGGCTGCTGGACTGCTGCCAGGAGACGGACGGCGGCCAGGCGGTCATCGTCACCAGCACCGAACGGGCCCGGGACCTGCGCCACGCGCCCGCCGTGATCACCGCGGCCGCGCAGGGCGCCGGCCGCCGCCAGGAGGGCATGACCTCCTTCTACCGAGACGACCTCACCGGGCTACCGGAGATGGACGTGGTCGCCCGGCAGCTGTGGCGGACCAGCGGACTGCGACCCTCGGACATCGACGTCGGCATCCTCTACGACCACTTCACCCCCTTCGTCCTGATGCAGCTGGAGGAGTTCGGCTTCTGCAAGCCCGGTGAGGCCGCCGACTTCGTCGCCGCTGATGCGTTGCCCCTCAACACCCACGGCGGCCAGCTCGGGGAGGCGTACCTGCACGGAATGAACGGCATCGCCGAGGCCGTCCGCCAGTTGCGGGGCACCTCCGTCAACCAGGTGGCCGGGGCGGCCCGCGCCCTGGTCACGGCCGGTACCGGGGTGCCGACCTCCGGACTGATCCTCGGCTCCGACGGCTGA
- a CDS encoding histone deacetylase, giving the protein MTVHTATPFDGAPVAPEQVWYASYGSNMHMDRLAAYLVGGTLPGATRTYPGCRDRRAPERSLAVELAGRLYFATESPVWTGGRAFYDPTAPGRTRGRAHLVTIGQLSDIAAQEMYKEPGTDLDLTVVLREGRHEVGPGRYETLICPGAIEGVPVLTFTAPWTLRDVDTTVPSAAYLRHLAGGLLESGSWEERHIADYLAASPGAAGSWTARQVLRLLTADVRP; this is encoded by the coding sequence ATGACCGTGCACACCGCGACGCCGTTCGACGGAGCACCCGTCGCGCCCGAGCAGGTCTGGTACGCCTCTTACGGCTCCAACATGCACATGGACCGTCTTGCCGCGTACCTCGTGGGCGGAACGCTCCCGGGGGCGACGCGGACGTACCCGGGCTGCAGGGACCGACGGGCGCCCGAGCGGTCCCTCGCGGTGGAGTTGGCCGGCCGCCTCTACTTCGCCACCGAATCCCCCGTGTGGACGGGCGGACGCGCGTTCTACGACCCGACCGCGCCGGGCCGTACGCGCGGCCGCGCGCACCTGGTCACCATCGGCCAGCTCTCCGACATCGCCGCACAAGAGATGTACAAGGAGCCCGGGACGGACCTCGACCTGACGGTGGTCCTCCGGGAGGGCCGCCACGAGGTCGGGCCGGGACGGTACGAGACCTTGATCTGCCCCGGCGCGATCGAGGGCGTCCCCGTGCTGACGTTCACGGCGCCCTGGACGCTCCGTGACGTGGACACGACCGTGCCGTCCGCGGCGTACCTGCGTCACTTGGCGGGCGGCCTCCTGGAATCGGGCTCGTGGGAGGAGCGGCACATCGCGGACTACCTGGCCGCGAGCCCGGGTGCGGCCGGGAGCTGGACGGCCCGTCAGGTGCTGCGACTGCTGACCGCCGACGTCCGCCCCTGA
- a CDS encoding acyl-CoA dehydrogenase family protein — MDFHPTEEQAAAAGLAARIFRDLATHERLAAAGTGSDAELWKALTTAGLTAAVEDIGLLGLVLLLEEQGRTTAQVPYAATCVYGILPVAAHGSAEQRARLLPALGSGEAVATGAFPARGRITASPDGRLTGTAPVVPWLRDATHVLVPDTERDLWLVRTDAPGVGTPEVETTAPWSAGRLTLAGAQAERLGDATAHDEVLATARTAFAGLQAGVCAGSLARAVEYTSTREQFGRPLSTNQGVMLRAADAHMDTEAIRVTAYEAAWRIDEGLPAREHALTAAWWASEAGKRVVHTGQHLHGGMGADLDHPVHRHFLWGRQLDAYLGCGSELLAELGALLSDHAAPEGDDA; from the coding sequence ATGGACTTCCACCCCACCGAGGAGCAGGCCGCGGCGGCCGGACTCGCCGCCCGGATCTTCCGCGACCTCGCCACCCACGAGCGCCTCGCCGCGGCCGGCACCGGCAGCGACGCCGAGCTGTGGAAGGCACTCACCACTGCCGGACTGACCGCCGCCGTGGAGGACATAGGCCTGCTCGGCCTGGTGCTGCTGCTGGAGGAGCAGGGCCGCACCACCGCGCAGGTCCCGTACGCCGCCACCTGCGTGTACGGCATCCTGCCCGTCGCCGCGCACGGCAGCGCCGAGCAGCGCGCCCGGCTGCTGCCCGCCCTGGGCTCGGGCGAGGCCGTCGCCACCGGCGCGTTCCCGGCCCGCGGCCGCATCACCGCCTCGCCGGACGGGCGGCTGACCGGAACCGCCCCCGTCGTGCCCTGGCTGCGCGATGCCACGCACGTGCTGGTCCCGGACACCGAGCGGGACCTGTGGCTCGTACGGACGGACGCGCCCGGCGTCGGGACGCCCGAGGTGGAGACCACCGCCCCCTGGTCGGCGGGGCGGCTCACCCTGGCCGGGGCGCAGGCGGAACGGCTCGGGGACGCCACGGCCCACGACGAGGTCCTGGCCACCGCCCGCACCGCCTTCGCCGGGCTCCAGGCGGGGGTCTGCGCGGGCTCCCTGGCCCGGGCGGTCGAGTACACCTCCACCCGCGAGCAGTTCGGGCGGCCGCTCTCCACGAACCAGGGGGTCATGCTGCGCGCGGCCGACGCCCACATGGACACCGAGGCGATCCGGGTCACCGCGTACGAGGCGGCCTGGCGGATCGACGAGGGTCTTCCGGCGCGCGAGCACGCCCTGACCGCGGCCTGGTGGGCCTCGGAGGCGGGCAAGCGCGTCGTGCACACGGGCCAGCACCTGCACGGCGGGATGGGCGCCGACCTGGACCATCCCGTCCACCGGCACTTCCTCTGGGGGCGCCAGCTGGACGCGTACCTGGGCTGCGGCAGCGAGCTGCTGGCCGAGCTGGGCGCGCTCCTGTCCGACCACGCCGCACCCGAGGGGGACGACGCATGA
- a CDS encoding SigE family RNA polymerase sigma factor: MTTPVCTLASNPTPYPSFSAYVRTRGTVLMRTARSLTANPCDAEDLLQTALAKTYAAWDRIEDHRALDGYVRRALVNTRTSQWRKRKVDEFACDELPETEDAPASDPAEAQALRDAMWRAVTRLPDRQRAMVVLRYYEDLSEAQTAELLGVSIGTVKSAVSRALVKLREDPELTPVR, from the coding sequence ATGACCACGCCTGTGTGCACGCTCGCCTCGAACCCGACGCCGTACCCGTCGTTCTCGGCGTACGTACGGACCCGCGGCACGGTCCTGATGCGCACCGCACGCTCGCTCACCGCCAACCCGTGCGATGCCGAGGACCTGCTCCAGACGGCGCTCGCCAAGACCTATGCCGCCTGGGACCGCATCGAGGACCACCGAGCCCTCGACGGGTACGTCCGGCGGGCCCTGGTCAACACCCGCACCTCCCAGTGGCGCAAGCGCAAGGTCGACGAGTTCGCGTGCGACGAACTCCCGGAGACCGAGGACGCGCCGGCATCCGACCCCGCCGAGGCGCAGGCGCTGCGCGACGCGATGTGGCGCGCGGTGACCCGGCTGCCCGACCGGCAGCGCGCGATGGTCGTCCTGCGGTACTACGAGGACCTGAGCGAGGCGCAGACCGCCGAGCTGCTCGGGGTCTCGATCGGCACGGTCAAGAGCGCCGTCTCGCGCGCGCTGGTCAAGCTGCGCGAGGACCCGGAGCTCACCCCGGTCCGCTGA
- a CDS encoding antibiotic biosynthesis monooxygenase produces MAIIDASEQTVPADNGEVNLLIARQVEPGHEEAFDAWAHGILETAATFPGHLGYGLFRPATDGGPWFLVHRFRDQAAFQRWQDSAERAQWFSNCLGHHHTEIARRELHGMETWFAKPGTTRPAPPRWKMAVSSGLAIFPISLVGNAVLGPYLVNLHFVLRTAAFAVVFSTLMTYLAMPAVSRLLRPWLTKSGQG; encoded by the coding sequence ATGGCCATCATCGACGCGAGTGAGCAGACCGTCCCCGCCGACAACGGGGAGGTGAACCTGCTCATCGCCCGGCAGGTGGAGCCGGGCCACGAGGAGGCGTTCGACGCCTGGGCCCACGGCATCCTGGAGACGGCCGCGACGTTCCCGGGGCATCTGGGGTACGGGCTGTTCCGGCCGGCGACGGACGGCGGGCCGTGGTTCCTGGTCCACCGCTTCCGGGACCAGGCGGCCTTCCAGCGCTGGCAGGACTCCGCCGAGCGCGCCCAGTGGTTCTCCAACTGCCTCGGGCACCACCACACCGAGATAGCCCGGCGCGAACTGCACGGCATGGAGACCTGGTTCGCGAAACCGGGTACGACCCGGCCCGCCCCGCCGCGCTGGAAGATGGCCGTCAGCTCGGGGCTGGCCATCTTCCCGATCTCACTCGTCGGCAACGCGGTGCTCGGGCCGTACCTGGTGAACCTGCACTTCGTCCTGCGGACGGCCGCTTTCGCCGTCGTCTTCAGCACGCTGATGACGTACCTGGCGATGCCCGCCGTCAGCAGGCTGCTGCGGCCCTGGCTGACGAAGTCCGGCCAGGGCTGA
- a CDS encoding SSI family serine proteinase inhibitor: MLRLAAFAVTSALAASAVTAAGPLPPLPPLGRLLAVPDRLTIAVSATGNPRADGEYLLECDPVGGNHPEAERACARLDGFAKQGRNPFAPASERQICTLQDGGPATAHITGTWQGHKVDATFRRTNGCEIVRWNNLEPVLPAGRS, encoded by the coding sequence ATGCTGCGTCTCGCCGCCTTCGCCGTCACCTCCGCCCTGGCCGCCTCGGCGGTCACGGCCGCCGGGCCGCTGCCCCCGCTGCCGCCGCTGGGCCGGCTGCTGGCGGTCCCCGACCGCCTCACCATCGCCGTGTCCGCCACCGGCAACCCGCGGGCCGACGGCGAGTACCTGCTGGAGTGCGACCCCGTCGGCGGGAACCACCCCGAGGCCGAGCGGGCCTGCGCCCGCCTCGACGGCTTCGCGAAGCAGGGCCGGAACCCCTTCGCCCCCGCGTCCGAGCGGCAGATCTGCACCCTGCAGGACGGCGGACCGGCCACCGCACACATCACCGGAACGTGGCAAGGCCACAAGGTGGACGCGACGTTCCGGCGGACCAACGGATGCGAGATCGTCCGATGGAACAACCTGGAACCTGTGCTTCCGGCTGGGCGCTCCTGA
- a CDS encoding PH domain-containing protein: MGLFGNAHTVDPVSAQRDYARLLGQGEQVHAAYLLIRDTILFTDRRLVLVDKQGLTGKKVEYHSIPYRSITHFSVETAGHFDLDAELKIWLSGSAAPIEKTFTKGVDIYEVQAILTQFVAR, from the coding sequence GTGGGACTGTTCGGGAACGCGCACACGGTCGATCCGGTGTCGGCGCAGCGGGACTACGCGCGGCTGCTGGGGCAGGGGGAGCAGGTGCACGCCGCGTACCTGTTGATCCGGGACACGATCCTGTTCACCGACCGGCGCCTCGTGCTGGTCGACAAGCAGGGGCTCACCGGCAAGAAGGTGGAGTACCACTCCATCCCGTACCGGAGCATCACGCACTTCTCCGTGGAGACCGCCGGCCACTTCGACCTCGACGCCGAGCTCAAGATCTGGCTCTCCGGCAGCGCGGCGCCGATAGAGAAGACGTTCACCAAGGGCGTGGACATCTACGAGGTCCAGGCGATCCTCACGCAGTTCGTCGCGCGTTAG
- a CDS encoding MaoC family dehydratase yields the protein MNVGDTLAPLEIPVTRTLIVAGAIASRDYQDVHHDASLAREKGSPDIFMNILTTNGLVGRYITDRLGPGAVLRKVAIRLGAPNYPGDTMVLTGTVIAVDGDRVEIRVVGANGIGHHVTGTVTAEVAA from the coding sequence ATGAACGTCGGCGACACACTGGCGCCGCTGGAGATCCCGGTGACCCGGACGCTGATCGTCGCGGGCGCGATCGCCTCCCGCGACTACCAGGACGTGCACCACGACGCCTCGCTCGCGCGCGAGAAGGGCTCCCCGGACATCTTCATGAACATCCTGACCACCAACGGCCTGGTCGGGCGGTACATCACCGACCGCCTCGGGCCGGGCGCCGTGCTGCGCAAGGTGGCCATTCGCCTGGGCGCCCCCAACTACCCGGGCGACACGATGGTCCTGACCGGCACCGTGATCGCCGTCGACGGGGACCGGGTGGAGATCCGCGTCGTCGGCGCCAACGGCATCGGCCACCACGTCACCGGCACGGTCACCGCGGAGGTGGCGGCATGA